The DNA sequence AAATTGAATTATTTAAATTTCCCGATAGATTAAAATATGTGTGATTTGTCAAACACACATGAGTTGATTTATCAGTCGTTGCAGAATATTCAATTATAAGTTCATTTTCATTTGTAAAGAAATATTTTACAGTTGCATTTAAATTTCCCGGAAAACCTTCTTCGCCATCACCGCTTAAATAATTAAGTTCAACTCCAACTTCATTTTCATTCTGAATTTCCTTAGCATTCCAAACGACTTTATCAAAACCAATAAATCCGCCGTGCAAATGGTTATCACCTTCGTTTGCTGATAAATTATATTTTGTTCCATCAATTATAAAACTCGATTTATTTATTCTGTTACTGTATCTTCCGCAAATGCAGCCGAAATATGGAGTCTTATCTAAATAACTTTCTAAATTATCATATCCCAAAACAATATCTTCAAATTTTCCATTTTTATTTTGAGTGAATAAAGATTGAATTATTCCGCCGTAGTTTGAAATTTTAATTTTCGTTCCGTTTTTATTTGTTAAGGTAAATAAATCAACACTTTCAGATTTTTTTGTATATCCCCAAAATTCTTTTTCAATTTTCATAATTTTCCATAAAAGTTAAATTAGTTTTTTATCCAATCTTCATTAAAACAAACATGTTTTATTGAATTGTTATTATTTGGCAAATGATAAGAATAAGTTAAATGAATCTTTCCATCTTTAGCTTGTATAACGGATGGATATGCATATGAGCCTTTTCCCTTTTCGGATTTTTCTATATATTTTTTCCACTTCCAAGTTTTTCCTTCATCATCAGAAAGTGAGGCGGCAAAACTATATCTTCCATCTTCAACATCATTAAAAATCATAAACCAATTACCGTTTTTTAGTTTTATAACTTCAAGACTTGAACCGGGATTTGGAATTTCTGTTTTTTTTGAGAAGCTCCAATTATTACCGTTATCATCAGAAATACTTGTCATTATTTTTCCTGGAAAATCTCCATCGTTTCGCATAAAAGCCATTAACATTCCATCCTTCTTTTGAACAATACTAGGTTGACTATTTCCCCTTCCCACAATTGGTAAACTGTTTGTCCATGTTTTACATTTATCATCCGAAATTGCAATCATTGAAAGATTAAAACCATCAGAATAAAGCGGCAGTAAAATTCGTCCATTTTCTAAAATTGTAGGATGAGTCCTTGTCATCCAACCAATTGTTCTTTTCTTAGTATCTTTCGAAGCTTCGATTATCATTGATTCATATGTCGGAGCATATTCTGCCCAAACTAATTCGGTCCCTTCATTTTCTTTAAATTGTTTTTCAATTGTATTTGAAAATTTTTCATCTGGTGTAAATAATATTATATCCTGCCAATCCCAAATTGGAGCGTCGTTATTAGAATAATCAGATGAAGTTTTAAATTTTAAAATTGAGGTTTCCCATTTATTGGCTTGAATAACAATCCAAAATAAAAATAATTTATTTTCTTGATTAAGAAAAAGCATTGGATTACAATCCGGATGATTTGGAGTATCCGCCATTAAAAAAGGCTTGCTCCAATTTGTTTCACCTTTTTTAAGCCGAGCTCCGTTAACTACTACATCATTAGCCCATCGTTCACCGCTTCCTTGAAACCAGCAAACTAGTAAATC is a window from the Ignavibacteriota bacterium genome containing:
- a CDS encoding exo-alpha-sialidase — encoded protein: MKTKHIFKIFIITSILIKAQTQISGEIIFPLQEQHVHSSSIVELTNGDLLVCWFQGSGERWANDVVVNGARLKKGETNWSKPFLMADTPNHPDCNPMLFLNQENKLFLFWIVIQANKWETSILKFKTSSDYSNNDAPIWDWQDIILFTPDEKFSNTIEKQFKENEGTELVWAEYAPTYESMIIEASKDTKKRTIGWMTRTHPTILENGRILLPLYSDGFNLSMIAISDDKCKTWTNSLPIVGRGNSQPSIVQKKDGMLMAFMRNDGDFPGKIMTSISDDNGNNWSFSKKTEIPNPGSSLEVIKLKNGNWFMIFNDVEDGRYSFAASLSDDEGKTWKWKKYIEKSEKGKGSYAYPSVIQAKDGKIHLTYSYHLPNNNNSIKHVCFNEDWIKN
- a CDS encoding galactose mutarotase, which gives rise to MKIEKEFWGYTKKSESVDLFTLTNKNGTKIKISNYGGIIQSLFTQNKNGKFEDIVLGYDNLESYLDKTPYFGCICGRYSNRINKSSFIIDGTKYNLSANEGDNHLHGGFIGFDKVVWNAKEIQNENEVGVELNYLSGDGEEGFPGNLNATVKYFFTNENELIIEYSATTDKSTHVCLTNHTYFNLSGNLNNSILDHQLWIDADKYIPIDNLAIPSGEINSVIETPFDFTKSTKIGKRIDEHNTQLINGFGYDHCFAFKNFDGNLKPQANLFEENSGRFIEMFTTEPAVQLYTGNHLDESFIGKNGIAYKKRTGVCLETEHFPDSPNNLNFPSTLLKPGEVYSSKTVYKFKTISY